The following nucleotide sequence is from Synechococcus sp. CBW1004.
GGTGGCGATGAGCTCGGCCCCACGCACCAACCTGATCAGCAAGGAACCATCTGTATTCCACGCCCAGCTGGCGCTGATCAAGCAGCGCTTCCGCTCCTGCGGCCTCCTCCTCACCGCCGGAGCCGTCGTCGGTGACATCCCCGGCTACGACCGCCAGCAACGCCTCCTGAGCGCAGGAGCAACCCTCGAGCACCAGCCCTGAGCCACACCTGCCGGACTCCGCCCGCATTCCCACTGGCGGAGTCCCCCCATCCCTGTCATGCCTCCGTGCCAGGCCTTGCCCTGCTGGCTCCTCTGGCCCTAAGTTGCCGCTGCTCAGTACTGCTCCGCCGGGCCCAGCGGACGCCACAGCGGGATCACCGGCGCGGAACACCCGGCCCCGAATGCTGAGACCACGGCCATCCATCCCAGGGCTTGTCCCCTGCATCACCACTGGCTCCAGCAGCCCAGTCGTGCTGCGCAGCACTTCGCATCGGCATTCATGATCTATTCCACTCTCGATGGCGTCGCTGACGGCATCACCAAGGCGGTGAACTGCGCCATCCTTCTCACCACCACCTCCGCTCAGACGGCCTCCTGTTTCCTTGACGGCACCCCCAAGATCGTGGTGACGTTCTGGGAAGGCGATCCCTTCGCGGGCACCCAGAAGGATTTCGACCACCAGCGAGGCGACGGCCGGGTGCAGATCATCCCACTCGGTGGCGAGGGCGATCTCCTGCCGCCTAACCGGGATCTCCGCCATCCCGACAGCAACATCCGCGCCGGGGTGCCGATGTGGCTGCTCAAAAGCGCCGACGCTTACCAGGACCATCCCTATGTCCTGGGCATCGGCGCTCTCCATCCACGCTGGAGCTCCGCGACCCTCGACCTCTACTGCCCATCCACCCGGCAGAGGCTGTGCCGCACTTACTTCGGGGATCCACGCCGCGACTTCAACCAGCCGCAGCCGGACTGGCCGAGCTTCCAGGAGCAGAAGACCCAGATCAGAGAAGCGGGCGGCATGCCGGACCGTGGGCCAGACATGGCACCAGACCACCCGGGCATTGAGGACATCTAAGGCCTCCTCGCCGTCGTGTGCAGCTGCTGTTGCTGAGCAGCAGCTGCCACGCGACAGCCCCGATCCCCCCACCCTGGCTGCCGCTCAGACCAGGGAAACGGGGAAGCGACGTGCGGGGACGCCGCTGGCCATGCGAAAGGCACTCGTGACCAAGCGTGCGGCTTGGGGCTACGCGAGAACTGCCCCTTAGGCCGCGTATTGGAGCCGCTGTTCGCCAGTTCCGGTGCGACAAGAGTCTTCGTGGAAGAGGCGAATTCATCATTTTTTTTGACGGCACCATGCCACCCCGCCTGGTCCTGAAGCGAATCGCGATGTACATCGCAGTGCACTCAAGCTGCCTGATGCCCACTTTGGTGCACCTCAGTGCACTGAGGTGCATGGCCATGACCCACCTCTCAACCCCAGATTTGTGAGGTCCATACCCTCCCGCCGTCACCCCGCATCGGAGGGCCAGCCATGGACTTTCAGGCACACGTTGCCGTACATGAACATCATCACAACAAGACTCCCAAAGAGAGATTCGGTTCCGTCGAGCAGAGCGGCAGCTGGGATTGCCGCGACCTCTCCCCACAGGAATTGGCTCAATGGATCCAACAGGGAAAGTCCTGGGTGGGCTGTCACCTCTACGGTGGCCAGCGCGATCAGGACCACGCCGGAGCCTGCAACCTGCTGGTGCTCGACATTGATGGCGACCTGACGCTGGAGGCCTTCTGGGCCAACCCCCTGGTGCGCCGCCACTGCCTGTTCACAGCCACCAGCTGCAGCCACTCCGACGCCGAGCACCGGTTCCGGGCCGTGTTCCGCTGCGACGAGCACGACGACCCCGATCTGCACCGCGCCATCTACCACCAGTGGCTGGAGCGCCTTGGCCTCAAGCTCAAGGACAACAGCGGCGAGAAGCCCGAGCGGCACTGGTTTGGCAACGACGCCGCCCTGCTTGAGTTCGGCGAAGGGGATCCGATCCCCTGGGAGGTGACCGAGAACGCCCGCGAAGCCCTGACGGCGCAGCGGCAGGCCCTCAGCCAGCGCCGCACCGTCAGCCAGAACGGCGGAGGCGACGAGCTGGAGCTGGACCTGCAGCGCGCCGTCATCTGTCTGGAGCAGCTGCTGCGCCCCAGTGCCGATGGCGACTTCAGCGGTGGCTACTGGGTCTCGATGCTCAACGCGGCCGCGGCCACCGGCGACGAGCGGATCGAGCAGGCCTTCCTGCAGTGGCATCACCGCGGCCACCACAGCAAGACCCAGGGCAACATCAAGCGCCGGCTGGCCCGCGCCGGCACACGCATGACCCCAGGCCAGGGGGCGGGCGCCATTCTGGCCGCGGCCAAGGAGCAGCACGGTGCCCAGTGGTGGAAACTGTTGCCGCCGGAGTTGCAGTACGGCGGTGGCGGCGGTGTCGTCATTCCGTCGTCACTGATGCGTTCACGCGCCAGCAGTGACACAAGGAGCCCCAGCTCCCAGGCGCCGGACATGGTGCCATCAATGCAGGAACTGGAACGCCTGTCGGCCGCGGCCCAGCCCACCTCCCTGATGGCCAGCCGTGGCCCAGCTGATGATCCATCGCCGAAACACGGTCAACCAGCAGAACCGGCCGACCAAAGCCAACAGATCGAAATACTGCTGGCTCAGCTCTACACCATCGAGACAGAACGCAAGCTCATCACAGAAGAGGGCGAGCAACAACTGACTCCCCAGGAAGCCCGATACAGGGCCGATCAGATTGAATCGGAGCTTCAATCCTTTCCCGTCTTTCGACTGAGCCCCCAACGAATCCGTACTCGTTTGCTGGAAATCTTCTGCGACTGCAACCAGATCTCCCAGCGAGATGACTTCTCGGTTCCAGATGAACCTCTTGTCTCCGATCAAGAAGCGCCGAATGAATACCTCGTTGATGGCCTGTTGGTACGCGGAGCGTCCTATCTGATCTATTCCCTGCCAGGTGTCGGCAAGACCCTGATTGGCCTGATGCTGGCGCGAGCCGCCCTTGGAGCCCCAGGTCACACCAGCTTTCTCGGCTTCAAGGTGACACCACCGTCTCAGTTCTCACAGTCGCGCGTTCTCTACATCGCCTCCGACGGTGGCCTGTTCGCCAAGGGTGACATTAAGCGCTACCTCAAGCGCTACGGGGAGGACAGGCAAGAGTGGGTCAATTACACCAGGACCTTTGCCGCTCATCGCGACAACACCGCGCTGCCCTGGCGGATGAACCTACGGGGTCTTCACCGGCTGATCACCACCTTCAATTACTACGAAGCCCAGGGAACGCCAATCACCCTCCTGGTGATTGACTCGCTCAAGGCTTGCATGCCGGAAGGCATCCTGATTGGCGACCAGGCTCTGGCCCGCTACCTCGAAGTGATCGAGGGTATCTGTGGACCCAGGAACATCACGACCATCTACCTCACTCACCAATCGAAGGAGAGTGAAACCCCGCAGGGGATTGCCGCCCTGACTGAGATGGTGCATGGCTATTTTCGCCTTCGGGTGGAAGAGGGCCAGCACTACTTTTGTATCTCCAAGCTGCGTGATGGCAAAGGAGCACACACCGAGATTCCATACAAGATGAATCCCGATGGACGCCTGTGCATCTCTGGTGATGGAAATGGCGAGGAAGTTAGCAGCGAACGCGGACTGATCAGGGCCTTTGCTGATCACTACAACCGCCATCTTGCCAGGACGAAGCACCTGCAGGAGGGCGATCCCGCCAGCTACTACCGAGGCATCCAGCGATCCGACATCCCGCTGCTACTGAACCAGGCCGGCATCAGGAACCCCTCCTGGCGCAACCCCAAGAATCTCGACCGGACCATTGCTGCCCTGGTCAAAGCCGGTGACCTGCAGAAGGTGGCCCGCGGCCATTACGCCATCGGCCACGCCGAACAGGCCGACGCGATCCAGCAGCGGGGTCTCGACCTGAATGCCGGCTCAGATGAACCCGACCTGGACGGACCTGACGTCGTGCCTGGCTGGGACGACCTGGGCTGAGCCGCCTGTGGAAAACTTCGCATCGTTTTCCACAGAAAGCCCTTGATGCCGATACCACGTCAGCGTGATGCCGTCGCTTCCAGCTGGTAATCCGGCGAGAGGCGATTGTTTATACCGAAGCCACCCCTCACCCCCTCTCTCCTGCTGATTCTTAGCTTCTATAAATACACCTTCCCCCTTCCCTTATTTCCTTACGGGCTTGGGACCACCGATTGCAAGACCATACACCCAGGTGCCGTTTCCCGCCATCCACCCAGGTTCCCCCTGAGATCCCTTGCCGCCACTGGATGTGCATTCGTTTCCACGCCTTCGGCCGGGTGTGTGGAAATGACTTCCCCTGCGGCCGTGTGGATCTCGGGGCGTTTCCACCGTTTCCACGCTTTCCACGGGGAACGTCCCCCACGGGAAACCGCCGTTTTCCACAGTTTCGTTTTCCACAGGCTGCACTTGCTTCGGCGGGCGTCTCAATGCGTCCGCGCCACGCGAGGGCGCCAAGGCTGATTGGAGTTTAGGGGAAGCCTGTTTAGCAGCGCACGAAAGCCTGACGTGTTCAGCAGGGGGGGCAATCATCACAGGGGAGCCCCGGTGAGCCGTCTTGAAGCCGCAGTCTCCAAGTTGTCCCTGGGCGGTCAGGCCGCCGGCAACTACCATCCCCGGCCTGATCACCCATCAGCACTTGCCAGCTCTCGGGCAAGCCTCTGGATGCCTCTCTGCACTGAGGTATCAACAACCTCATCATCAACCCATGCGCCGTAGTGCGCGTGATGGGTCTGAAGGCTGTGTCGCATTAGCGCTGCCGTCACTCGGGGAGTGAGGTCGTACAGCTCATGGGCCCGCAGGGCATAGCCGTGGCGGAAGCTGTACGCGCTCAGCTTCCCTCCCTGCGCGGCAACCTCGGATTTCAGGGATTGCCAGACGGGCCGGCGGCTCAAATAAGTGCGCACCGACTGGGCTGCATCGCCATCAATCAGCCCCAGCGGCGGTAGATCCACCAGCCCGGACTCAAGCAATCTCAGAAGCCGCAGGCTCTCACCCTGCAGGCCCTCGGGGTCGAGGCCGATGACATCCCCCGGCTTTGTGTTGCCCCGTGCCGTGCGCTTGCGGTAGGCAACGTGCAGCTTGTCACCATTGACTCGGATGTGGCCCAGCTCTACGGGGCGTAGGCCGAAGCATGCCATCAATCCCACTGCCAGTCGCCATCGAGGATCCGGGATGCCCTCCAGGAGCCGCATGAGTTGGTGATCCTTGATCGGTGTGGCCCCTTGTTGGGCCACCTCCTGTGTGGCCTGACCCACAAACGGACCCAGGTCTTGTGGAGGCAACCAGCGCTCTGGCGCCCCGAGCTCGTTGACCGCGTACAGCAGCAGTTGGCTGGTGTACTGCATGCGCAGCTTCCGGCCTCGGCTCCCCGGTTCACCGCCGTAGCGATCACGTAAGGCGGCCAACAGCGCCCGCCCATCCCTTGGCACAGGTCTGGTGGCCATGGCCTTCAGGACCTGGCTCATCACGGGGCCATACATGGCGTCCCAGGTGCGCGATTTCACCGCCCCGGTATCGGCGACCTTGTGCTTCTGGAAGCGAACTACCAGCAGTTGCCAGTCGAGACGCCCCGCCCGGCTGCGATCAGTCCCACGCAGGAGGGCGTAGGCCTCGGCCAGCCCCAGGCGCTGGCTCTCCATGCGGCTGCGGATCTCCGGCAGCAGGCCCAGCACCTCGGAGATCGCCTCTGGGTTCCAGGGGCAGTCGAGGGTGATGCTGCTGCGGCTGCCGTCTTCGTAGCGATGGGTGAGCTGCACCTTGCCGCTCTTCTCGCGGACGCTCCAGCCGAAGCCGTGTTCCTGCTTGATCGCCTCACGGAGTGTCAGAACCCACCGTGGCGCCCGTTCTGCGCCCTTCCTTTCCCCTGCTGCTGCAAGGGATCTGGCCACTTTCGGGGCAGGTTCTGCGCCCGATGGGGCCTTGGAGCCCGACGCTTGAGCCATGGTGCCTCCCAGGCAGGCAGACGGTTTTCAGCCGTTTCCGGCCGCTCCAGTCTGCGTGTCCTGGGCGCAGAAATGGGCGCAGAATCGCCACAACGTGCTCCGTCATGCTGATGCGTCCTCTGGGGCGCAACGCCAAAACCCTTGTCCTGGCTTGGTTTTTTGAGATGCCCGCTGCCGGGTTCGAACCAGCGACATCCTGCTTGTAAGGCAGGCGCTCTACCGCTGAGCTAAGCGGGCGGTGCGGGCATTCTGACGGGCGATGGTTGTTCTGCGGGCGATGGCAGTGCCGTGGTGCTGCTCTGTCGTGGAGCCGTCCTGCCCGGGATCTTCACGTCTGAGAGGGGCAACAGCGCCAGGAGCCATGGCCTGGTGGGCACTGGCGTTCCCCTGCAGGCCCACCGCGGGCCCACTGCAGCCGTCACACTCGCTGCAGCCGCCGCCGCCGCATGGCCTCCGGGCGCTCCCACGACCGTGCCACCTGGCTGCTGGCCCTGCCCTTCGGCGCCCTGTGGTGGCCGTGGCTGGGCCTCACGGGCATGGCGGTGGCCAGCGTCAGCTTTCTGGTGGGAGGCCTGCTGCTCTCGCCCGATCTCGACACCCGCTCCAATCCCGCGCACCGCTGGGGCCCGCTGCGGTGGCTGTGGTGGCCCTACCGCAGCCTCTTGTCGCATCGCTCCCTGGTCTCCCACACGCCGCTGATCGGCACCGCCGGCCGGCTTCTGTATCTGGGCCTGGTGCTTCTGGGTCTGTGCCTGATCGGCCGCCCGCTGGGCACCCCGCCTCCCGGCCGCCTGCTTGCGGCCCTGCAGGCGCTCTGGATCGCTCAGCCAGCCCTGCTGATCACGGCCCTGGTGGGCGTGGAGGCCAGCGCCTGGCTGCATCTGATTCAGGACGGCGACCCGCTGCCGCGCACTCCGCGCCTGCTGCGGCCCCTGCTGCGCCGCCCTGGACGTCACCGGCGGCGGCGGTGAGAAGGTGGGCCCCAGTCCCGTTGCGTGGCGGTCGCCATGTCCCAGCCCCAGCCCCAGGGCGGCGTTTCCTCCGTCTCGGCTGAGCAGGCAGCGCCGGCCAGTCTCGCGGCTCTGGCCGAGCTGATTGCGGTGGTCGACCGCCTGCGTGATCCCGACGGCGGCTGCCCCTGGGATCTGGAGCAGACGCATGCCTCGCTGGTGCCCTATGTGCTCGAGGAGGCCCACGAGGTGGCCGACGCGATCCGCCATGGCGATGACCGGCACCTGGCCGAGGAGCTGGGAGACCTGTTGCTGCAGGTGGTGCTGCATGCCCGCATCGCCAGCGAGGAGGGGCGCTTCGATCTGGAGACGATCGCCGCCGGCATCACAGGCAAGCTGATCCGCCGCCATCCCCATGTGTTCGCCGGTGCCGAGGCCGCGGACAGCGCAGCGGTGCGGCGCAGCTGGGAGGCGATCAAGGCCGCCGAGCGGTCGGAGCGGACCGCCGGCTCCGACCCGGCGGGCAGCAGCGGCGGCGAGGGCTCCTCGGAGGGGGGCTCGCCCGGGACTGTCAGCACGCCCCCCGCCAGCGCGCTCAGTGATCAGCTGGCCCGCAAGGTGCGCGGCCAGCCCCCGCTGGCCGGTGCCATGACCATCTCCCGCAAGGCCGCTGCCGCCGGCTTCGAGTGGGACGCCATGGCCGGCGTCTGGCAGAAGGTGCACGAGGAGCTCGATGAGCTCAAGGAGGCGGTGGCCAGCGGCGATCGGGCCCACGCCCAGGAGGAGCTCGGCGATGTGCTGTTCACCCTGGTGAACGTCGCCCGCTGGTGCGGCATCGATCCGGAGGAGGGCCTGGCGGGCACCAACCGTCGCTTCCTCGCTCGCTTCTCCCGCGTCGAGGCGGCCCTGGGCGGCGACCTGCAGGGCCGCAGCATCCGCGAACTGGAGGGGCTGTGGCAGCAGGCCAAGGCCGCGATCCGGGCGGAGGCGGCATCCGGCGTTGGCAGCCCGGCGGGGGAGGCACCAGGGGCATGAGCCGGATGGGAGGGGCGTGGATCCGCCTATCCCTACAGGATCCGCACCCGGCCGCTGCCCAGGTCCAGCGCGGCGGCTTCGATCCGCAGCTGACCTGCCGTCACGGCTCCGGCCAGCAGGGCGCTCTCCTGCGGCAGGGCGGCGGCGCAGGCCCTGGCGTTGGCCTCGATCGCCGCCTGCAGATCCATCCCCGGCTTCAGGCAGGCCCGGATCGGCTCCACCAGTTCCTGCAGCAGCGGCGTCAGCGGCCCGTCGCCCATCGCCGCGGTGACGGCACCGCAACCGCTGTGGCCCAGCACCAGGATCAGCGGCACATCCAGCTCCGCCACGGCGTACTCCAGCGAGGCGATGCCGGCGTGGAAGGCGGTGTTGCCGGCGCTGCGCACATCGAACAGTTCTCCCGGGCCCACATCGAACAGCCACTCGGGGGAGACGCGTGAATCGGCGCAGGTGAGCACCGCCGCCCAGGGCCTCTGACCGCGCGCCAGGGCGGCCGGATCGCTCTGGCAGTTGCGGCGCCACAGGGCCGCGAAGCGCCCCATCCGCGCCCGCGGATCGAGGTTGCCGCTGGTGCTTTGCCACACCTGGGCGAAACGTGCGTTGCCCGCCAGCAGGGCCTGCAGCGGATCGCCGCCCGGGTGGCAGGCGCTCAGGCTCCTGGCCAGCTGCTCGGCCTCCGCTTCAGAGGTCTGCGCAGTGGTCTCCGCCGCATCGGCCTCCCCCACGGCGCCGCCCAGGGTGAGGGCTGTCAGGCCCAGTCCGGCGACGCCCTCCAGCAGCAGGCGTCGGGAGAGGGGATGGGGCATCGGTGGCCCTCCGCGCCGGGGGCGTCCAGGGTGGTGCTCCCGGTCTAGACAGGCCAGCGCCCCAGCACACGGGGCAGGCCGTGACCACCGAATGGCGTGATGGCATTGAACCGCCTCATCGATGCGATGACGACGCTGATGCTGGCGGAGCACGACGCCGAGACACGCTTCCGCCTGCGCGCTGCGCGCGGGGCGGGGCGCCGGCAGCGGGCCCTGGAGGTGCTCGATCAGGCCGCCCAGGGTGGCGATCAGTCTTCTGTTCAGTCCTCAGGTGGCTGAATCCGACCGCCGCGCTGGCGTTTCACCTCGCCCCGCTGCTTCTTGGCCGCCAGGCGCCGCTGCACGGAGCCGCGAGTGGGCCGGGTCGCCCGTCTTGGCGGTGGGGGCGGTTTCAGTGCCTCCTGCAGCAGGGCCACCAGGCGCCGCTGGGCGGCGACGCGGTTCTGCCACTGGGAGCGGTGCTCGCTGGCGGTGATCACCACGCAGCCCTCCAGCAGCTGCCCCTCCAGGCGTGC
It contains:
- a CDS encoding carbonic anhydrase; the encoded protein is MPHPLSRRLLLEGVAGLGLTALTLGGAVGEADAAETTAQTSEAEAEQLARSLSACHPGGDPLQALLAGNARFAQVWQSTSGNLDPRARMGRFAALWRRNCQSDPAALARGQRPWAAVLTCADSRVSPEWLFDVGPGELFDVRSAGNTAFHAGIASLEYAVAELDVPLILVLGHSGCGAVTAAMGDGPLTPLLQELVEPIRACLKPGMDLQAAIEANARACAAALPQESALLAGAVTAGQLRIEAAALDLGSGRVRIL
- the mazG gene encoding nucleoside triphosphate pyrophosphohydrolase gives rise to the protein MSQPQPQGGVSSVSAEQAAPASLAALAELIAVVDRLRDPDGGCPWDLEQTHASLVPYVLEEAHEVADAIRHGDDRHLAEELGDLLLQVVLHARIASEEGRFDLETIAAGITGKLIRRHPHVFAGAEAADSAAVRRSWEAIKAAERSERTAGSDPAGSSGGEGSSEGGSPGTVSTPPASALSDQLARKVRGQPPLAGAMTISRKAAAAGFEWDAMAGVWQKVHEELDELKEAVASGDRAHAQEELGDVLFTLVNVARWCGIDPEEGLAGTNRRFLARFSRVEAALGGDLQGRSIRELEGLWQQAKAAIRAEAASGVGSPAGEAPGA
- a CDS encoding metal-binding protein, with product MASGRSHDRATWLLALPFGALWWPWLGLTGMAVASVSFLVGGLLLSPDLDTRSNPAHRWGPLRWLWWPYRSLLSHRSLVSHTPLIGTAGRLLYLGLVLLGLCLIGRPLGTPPPGRLLAALQALWIAQPALLITALVGVEASAWLHLIQDGDPLPRTPRLLRPLLRRPGRHRRRR
- the arfB gene encoding alternative ribosome rescue aminoacyl-tRNA hydrolase ArfB; amino-acid sequence: MADGASPADLQVPVAGRSPVRLPAAELRWRFSRSSGPGGQNVNTTDSRVELIFDLAASEALSPLHRARALARLEGQLLEGCVVITASEHRSQWQNRVAAQRRLVALLQEALKPPPPPRRATRPTRGSVQRRLAAKKQRGEVKRQRGGRIQPPED
- a CDS encoding AAA family ATPase yields the protein MLNAAAATGDERIEQAFLQWHHRGHHSKTQGNIKRRLARAGTRMTPGQGAGAILAAAKEQHGAQWWKLLPPELQYGGGGGVVIPSSLMRSRASSDTRSPSSQAPDMVPSMQELERLSAAAQPTSLMASRGPADDPSPKHGQPAEPADQSQQIEILLAQLYTIETERKLITEEGEQQLTPQEARYRADQIESELQSFPVFRLSPQRIRTRLLEIFCDCNQISQRDDFSVPDEPLVSDQEAPNEYLVDGLLVRGASYLIYSLPGVGKTLIGLMLARAALGAPGHTSFLGFKVTPPSQFSQSRVLYIASDGGLFAKGDIKRYLKRYGEDRQEWVNYTRTFAAHRDNTALPWRMNLRGLHRLITTFNYYEAQGTPITLLVIDSLKACMPEGILIGDQALARYLEVIEGICGPRNITTIYLTHQSKESETPQGIAALTEMVHGYFRLRVEEGQHYFCISKLRDGKGAHTEIPYKMNPDGRLCISGDGNGEEVSSERGLIRAFADHYNRHLARTKHLQEGDPASYYRGIQRSDIPLLLNQAGIRNPSWRNPKNLDRTIAALVKAGDLQKVARGHYAIGHAEQADAIQQRGLDLNAGSDEPDLDGPDVVPGWDDLG